From Pseudomonas sp. G2-4:
GGTCCCCTGGCCCCTGGCCCCTGACGCCATAGCCCACTCCATGGTGTTTGCCGACGCTATGGTGACCCTTCCTGGGGCCTAGAGCCGATCGAACGGTTTTCGATCCAAGAGACAGTCGATGAACGCCCCGAGGAGGGCTGGTCGATGCTGGCGGCTGGGATAGTAGAGGAACAGCCCCGGGCGCGAAATCGACCAGTCCGGCAGGACCTGGACCAGCCGTCCCTGGGTCAAGAACTCGCCCACGCCATCTCGCTCAAAGTGATAGGCAATGCCGAGCCCGTTCAGCGCAGCAGCAATGCCGATGTCAGCGTGATTGGTGACGACGGGGCCGTCCACCGCCACTTCGAGTCGTTGCCCTCGTTTCTTGAACTCCCAACGATATTGCCTACCGTCCATCTGGAGCCGCCAGTTGATGCATGCATGGTTATGCAAATCGGCAGGTGACTTGGGTGTTCCTCGACGCGCGAGATAGTCTGGGGACGCCACGGCAACCATATTCAGGTCCGGCGTGAGGCGGACGGCAACCATATCTTTTTCGAGCTGCCCGCCCACACGGATGCCTGCGTCAAAGCGGCCAACGACGATATCCGCCAACGCGTCGTCGACCACGATGTCGAGAACCACGTCAGGGTGTGCTTGATGGAAGCGTGAAAGCCGTGGCGCGATGATGGTCCGCGCTGCGATCCCCAGCGTGTTGATGCGAAGCGTGCCGCTCATCTGTCCTGTCGCCTCGCTGGCTTGAGCGACTGCAGCAGCCATCTCCCGAAACAACGGCGCTATGCGCCTGTAGAGCAGTTCGCCACTGGCCGATGGCGCGACGCTTCGAGTTGTGCGATTCAGAAGGCGAGCGCCGATGCGACCTTCGAGCTGCCGGATGGTCTGGCTGAGTGCCGACGGCGATAGGCCCAAATGCTCTGCAGCTCGGGCAAAGCTCTGGCGCTCCAC
This genomic window contains:
- a CDS encoding LysR family transcriptional regulator, yielding MRGSDFAELKAFVAIVERQSFARAAEHLGLSPSALSQTIRQLEGRIGARLLNRTTRSVAPSASGELLYRRIAPLFREMAAAVAQASEATGQMSGTLRINTLGIAARTIIAPRLSRFHQAHPDVVLDIVVDDALADIVVGRFDAGIRVGGQLEKDMVAVRLTPDLNMVAVASPDYLARRGTPKSPADLHNHACINWRLQMDGRQYRWEFKKRGQRLEVAVDGPVVTNHADIGIAAALNGLGIAYHFERDGVGEFLTQGRLVQVLPDWSISRPGLFLYYPSRQHRPALLGAFIDCLLDRKPFDRL